A stretch of Bordetella genomosp. 13 DNA encodes these proteins:
- the groL gene encoding chaperonin GroEL (60 kDa chaperone family; promotes refolding of misfolded polypeptides especially under stressful conditions; forms two stacked rings of heptamers to form a barrel-shaped 14mer; ends can be capped by GroES; misfolded proteins enter the barrel where they are refolded when GroES binds), protein MSAKDVKFHDGARARIVKGVNILADAVKVTLGPKGRNVLLERSFGAPTITKDGVSVAKEIELKDKFENMGAQIVKQVASKTADVAGDGTTTATVLAQSIVQEGMKYVASGMNPMDLKRGIDQATAAVIEELRKLSKPISTRKETAQVAALSANADEAVGKIIADAMEKVGRDGVITVEDGKSLDNELDVVEGMQFDRGYLSPYFINDPEKQVAYLDDALLLLHDKKISNIRDLLPVLESAAKAGKPLLIVAEDVEGEALATLVVNAMRGVLKVAAVKAPGFGDRRKAMLEDIAILTGATLISEETGKQLDKATLEDLGSAKRIEVQKENTIIIGGSGEQSRIQARVKAIQAQIDQATSDYDREKLQERVAKLAGGVAVIKVGAATEVEMKEKKDRVDDALHATRAAVEEGIVPGGGVALLRARAGISGLKGANADQDAGIKIVLRALEAPLRAIVANAGDEPSVVVGKVMAGKGNFGYNAATGDYGDLVELGVVDPTKVTRTALQNAASIAGLILTTDATVAELPKEEKAPAAAPADMDF, encoded by the coding sequence ATGAGTGCGAAAGACGTCAAGTTCCATGACGGCGCCCGCGCGCGCATCGTCAAGGGAGTCAACATCCTGGCCGACGCGGTGAAGGTCACCCTCGGCCCCAAGGGCCGCAACGTGCTGCTGGAACGCAGCTTTGGCGCGCCCACCATCACCAAGGACGGCGTGTCGGTGGCCAAGGAGATCGAACTGAAGGACAAGTTCGAGAACATGGGCGCTCAGATCGTCAAGCAGGTGGCGTCCAAGACCGCCGACGTGGCGGGCGACGGCACCACCACCGCCACGGTGCTCGCGCAGTCCATCGTGCAGGAAGGCATGAAGTACGTGGCCTCCGGCATGAACCCGATGGACCTCAAGCGCGGCATCGACCAGGCCACCGCCGCGGTGATCGAGGAACTGCGCAAGCTCTCCAAGCCCATTTCAACGCGCAAGGAAACGGCCCAGGTGGCGGCGCTGTCGGCCAATGCCGACGAGGCCGTCGGCAAGATCATCGCCGACGCCATGGAGAAGGTTGGCCGGGACGGCGTCATCACGGTCGAGGACGGCAAGTCGCTGGACAACGAACTGGACGTGGTCGAGGGCATGCAGTTCGACCGCGGCTATCTCAGCCCGTACTTCATCAACGATCCGGAAAAGCAGGTGGCCTATCTGGACGACGCGCTGTTGCTGCTGCATGACAAGAAGATCAGCAACATCCGCGACCTGCTGCCCGTGCTGGAATCCGCCGCCAAGGCCGGCAAGCCGCTCTTGATCGTGGCCGAAGACGTCGAGGGCGAGGCGCTGGCCACCCTGGTGGTCAATGCCATGCGCGGCGTGCTCAAGGTGGCCGCCGTCAAGGCGCCGGGCTTCGGCGACCGCCGCAAGGCCATGCTCGAGGACATCGCCATCCTGACCGGCGCCACCCTCATCTCCGAAGAGACCGGCAAGCAGCTCGACAAGGCGACGCTGGAAGATCTGGGCAGCGCCAAGCGCATCGAGGTCCAGAAGGAAAACACCATCATCATCGGCGGCTCGGGCGAGCAGTCGCGCATCCAGGCGCGCGTCAAGGCCATCCAGGCCCAGATCGACCAGGCCACCAGCGACTACGACCGCGAGAAGCTGCAGGAACGCGTGGCCAAGCTGGCCGGCGGCGTGGCGGTGATCAAGGTCGGCGCGGCCACCGAGGTCGAGATGAAAGAGAAGAAGGACCGCGTCGACGATGCGCTGCACGCGACGCGCGCGGCGGTCGAGGAAGGCATCGTGCCCGGCGGCGGCGTGGCGCTGCTGCGCGCGCGCGCGGGCATCTCCGGCCTGAAGGGCGCCAATGCCGACCAGGATGCCGGCATCAAGATCGTGCTGCGAGCGCTGGAGGCGCCGCTGCGCGCCATCGTGGCCAATGCCGGCGACGAGCCGTCGGTGGTGGTCGGCAAGGTGATGGCCGGCAAGGGCAACTTCGGCTACAACGCGGCGACCGGCGACTATGGCGACCTGGTGGAGCTGGGCGTGGTGGATCCCACGAAGGTGACCCGCACGGCCCTGCAGAACGCCGCCTCGATCGCCGGCCTTATCCTGACCACGGATGCGACCGTGGCCGAACTGCCCAAGGAGGAGAAGGCCCCGGCCGCGGCCCCCGCGGACATGGACTTCTGA
- a CDS encoding co-chaperone GroES — translation MKIRPLHDRVIVKRIEQQRKTASGIVIPDSAAEKPEQGEVMAVGDGKLLQDGSVRALQVKVGDQVIFGKYAGQVVKVDGDELLVMREEDIFGVVESGRDELKKAA, via the coding sequence ATGAAGATTCGTCCCCTTCACGACCGGGTCATCGTCAAGCGAATCGAACAGCAGCGCAAGACGGCCTCCGGCATCGTGATTCCCGATTCCGCCGCCGAAAAGCCCGAGCAGGGCGAGGTGATGGCCGTCGGTGACGGCAAGCTGCTGCAGGACGGCAGCGTGCGCGCGCTGCAGGTCAAGGTCGGCGACCAGGTCATCTTCGGCAAGTATGCCGGCCAGGTCGTCAAGGTCGACGGCGACGAGTTGCTGGTCATGCGCGAAGAGGACATCTTCGGCGTGGTCGAGTCCGGCCGCGACGAGCTGAAGAAAGCCGCCTGA
- a CDS encoding diguanylate cyclase — protein sequence MQILDTICAQVQAMRMPLYAVTAAAAARAGTPVLLILHWHGFRRRTPLTLPGQTIAPRAVAGSAMQLSQRWASFDELEGALVDAAWQLGAWDVERLVQRPWRRLGAPASEALACHRAFGAYPDASDEEGVVMDAPDRDDLLELAARRGYVRWLFRPRKAGLWQSLDDEDATLGPGGGRALPCPVPRRAFDGRMPSRVVYRLGHGARLVLRDT from the coding sequence ATGCAGATTCTCGACACGATATGCGCGCAGGTCCAGGCAATGCGCATGCCGCTGTACGCGGTGACGGCGGCGGCCGCGGCGCGCGCCGGCACGCCGGTGCTGCTGATCCTGCACTGGCACGGCTTTCGCCGCCGCACGCCGCTGACCCTGCCGGGGCAGACCATTGCGCCGCGGGCGGTGGCCGGCTCGGCCATGCAGCTCAGCCAGCGGTGGGCGTCATTCGATGAACTGGAGGGGGCGCTGGTCGACGCGGCTTGGCAGTTGGGCGCCTGGGACGTCGAGCGCCTGGTGCAGCGGCCCTGGCGCCGCCTGGGGGCGCCCGCCAGCGAGGCGCTGGCCTGCCACCGGGCATTCGGGGCCTATCCCGACGCGTCCGACGAAGAGGGCGTCGTGATGGACGCTCCGGACCGCGACGATCTGCTCGAACTGGCCGCCCGGCGCGGCTACGTGCGCTGGCTGTTCCGGCCGCGCAAGGCGGGCCTGTGGCAGTCGCTGGACGACGAGGATGCCACCCTTGGCCCCGGCGGCGGACGCGCCCTGCCGTGCCCCGTCCCACGGCGCGCCTTCGACGGCCGCATGCCCAGCCGCGTGGTGTACCGGCTGGGGCACGGCGCGCGCCTCGTCTTGCGCGATACATAA
- the ppk2 gene encoding polyphosphate kinase 2, whose translation MNDRDNLSEQTRRLYAEMIDSLDEELEMELDDDRLDEMLEDGVSSGDVDRRVYFRELLRLQGELVKLQDWVVHKKLKIVVLFEGRDAAGKGGAIKRITQRLNPRVCRVAALPAPNDRERTQWYFQRYVSHLPAGGEMVLFDRSWYNRAGVERVMGFCTPDEYEEFFRSVTEFEKMLVRSGIILIKYWFSISDEEQNRRFLARVHDPLKQWKLSPMDLESRRRWEAYTKAKEVMMERSHIPEARWWIVEGVDKKRARLNCMHHLLAQVPYGDVEHPEIILPEREHHPDYSRQPLPAEMFVPSVY comes from the coding sequence ATGAACGATCGCGACAACCTCTCCGAACAGACCCGCCGCCTTTACGCCGAAATGATCGACAGCCTCGACGAAGAGCTGGAGATGGAACTGGACGACGACCGTCTGGACGAGATGCTCGAGGACGGCGTGTCGTCCGGCGACGTCGACCGCCGCGTGTACTTCCGTGAACTGCTGCGCCTGCAGGGCGAGCTGGTGAAGCTGCAGGACTGGGTGGTGCACAAGAAGCTGAAGATCGTGGTGCTGTTCGAGGGGCGCGACGCCGCCGGCAAGGGCGGCGCCATCAAGCGCATCACGCAACGGCTGAATCCTCGCGTGTGCCGCGTGGCCGCGCTGCCCGCGCCCAACGACCGCGAGCGCACGCAGTGGTATTTCCAGCGCTATGTGTCGCACCTGCCGGCCGGCGGCGAGATGGTGCTGTTCGACCGCAGCTGGTACAACCGCGCCGGCGTCGAGCGCGTCATGGGCTTTTGCACGCCGGACGAATACGAAGAGTTCTTCCGCAGCGTCACCGAGTTCGAGAAGATGCTGGTGCGCTCGGGCATCATCCTCATCAAGTACTGGTTCTCGATCAGCGACGAAGAACAGAACCGCCGCTTCCTGGCGCGCGTGCACGACCCGCTGAAGCAGTGGAAGCTCTCGCCCATGGACCTGGAGTCGCGCCGCCGCTGGGAGGCTTACACCAAGGCCAAGGAAGTGATGATGGAGCGCTCGCACATCCCCGAGGCGCGCTGGTGGATCGTGGAAGGCGTGGACAAGAAGCGCGCCCGCCTGAACTGCATGCATCACCTGCTGGCGCAGGTGCCGTACGGCGACGTCGAGCATCCCGAGATCATCCTGCCCGAGCGCGAGCATCACCCCGACTACAGCCGCCAGCCGCTGCCGGCCGAGATGTTCGTGCCGTCGGTGTACTGA
- a CDS encoding HIT family protein: MSGYDDSNIFAKILRGEIPCHKVYEDDSTLAFMDIMPRTDGHTLVIPKTPARNLFDIAPEALSDLIVKTQRIAIAARDAMRADGLTLQQFSEPAGGQVVFHIHFHILPRFEGVALRPHTGEMAKPDVLAEQAARIRAQLG, encoded by the coding sequence ATGTCCGGCTACGACGACAGCAATATCTTCGCCAAGATCCTGCGCGGCGAGATCCCATGCCACAAGGTCTACGAGGACGATTCCACGCTGGCCTTCATGGACATCATGCCGCGCACCGACGGCCACACGCTGGTGATCCCCAAGACGCCGGCCCGCAACCTGTTCGACATCGCGCCAGAGGCGCTGTCCGACCTGATCGTGAAGACGCAGCGCATCGCCATCGCGGCGCGCGACGCGATGCGGGCCGACGGCCTGACGCTGCAGCAGTTCTCCGAGCCGGCGGGCGGGCAGGTGGTGTTCCACATCCACTTCCACATCCTGCCGCGCTTCGAGGGCGTGGCCCTGCGGCCGCATACCGGCGAGATGGCCAAGCCCGACGTGCTGGCCGAACAGGCCGCCCGCATCCGCGCGCAGCTGGGCTGA
- a CDS encoding putative bifunctional diguanylate cyclase/phosphodiesterase, with translation MRCPEIPATEGARLQALAEYGLGGDRPPPGLEPVAQIAARMFGMPVAAVNFIGSDHVLFAASVGASLADPRRDLSFCAHAINQDAVMVVPDARQDERFHDNPMVTGSANVRFYAGAPLLSPSGHALGALCVMDHRPHHDFSEEDQARLRELARMAADRLELRRIEISAGQNAHPQNLGARRDEEDELRRLAHTDPLTGLANRACFYRRVEQTLAEPNSAAVLMFDLDGFKDINDTLGNAVGDALLREVGRRLQALAGPGATAARLGSDEFALLLPGMDAPDAAMALAQAAISAVAVPIIAGGHEVNVVATSCGVAVAPLQAQEALELIGDADLALARAKSLGRGQAFAFVPALRMEATARRLHGMEMHRAVNEGEFVLFYQPQVRLADGALVGAEALIRWRHPRRGLLEPAAFLPALEGGPLAATVGNWVLDEACAQAARWRGDGAPDFRMGVNLFGAQFRVGDLAEEVKRALARHGLPPQALELEITENIALDRDETVLEILRRLHDRGVSIAFDDFGTGYASLSLLKRCPLTRIKIDRSFVQGMLESERDAAVIRALLDVARTFHLDTVAEGVETRAQRDALQHAGCSEGQGYLFSRPVPAQQFAQLYGLVAAPPTARHA, from the coding sequence ATGAGATGTCCCGAGATTCCGGCAACAGAAGGCGCACGACTCCAGGCATTGGCCGAGTACGGTCTCGGCGGCGATCGTCCGCCGCCCGGTCTCGAACCGGTCGCGCAGATCGCCGCGCGCATGTTCGGCATGCCGGTGGCGGCGGTCAATTTCATCGGCAGCGACCATGTGCTCTTCGCGGCCAGCGTGGGCGCCAGTCTCGCGGACCCGCGGCGCGATTTGTCGTTCTGTGCGCACGCCATCAACCAGGATGCGGTGATGGTGGTGCCCGATGCCAGGCAGGACGAGCGCTTTCACGACAACCCTATGGTCACCGGCTCGGCCAACGTGCGTTTCTACGCGGGCGCGCCGCTGCTGTCGCCCTCCGGCCATGCGCTGGGCGCGCTTTGCGTGATGGACCACCGGCCGCACCACGATTTCTCCGAGGAAGACCAGGCGCGGCTGCGCGAGTTGGCGCGCATGGCCGCCGATCGCCTGGAACTGCGGCGCATCGAGATATCGGCCGGGCAAAACGCGCATCCGCAGAACCTCGGCGCGCGTCGCGATGAAGAGGACGAGCTGCGGCGGCTGGCCCATACCGACCCGCTGACGGGCCTGGCCAATCGCGCCTGCTTCTACCGCCGCGTCGAACAAACACTGGCCGAACCGAACTCGGCCGCCGTGCTGATGTTCGACCTGGACGGGTTCAAGGACATCAACGACACGCTGGGCAACGCGGTGGGCGACGCGCTGCTGCGCGAAGTGGGCCGCCGCCTGCAGGCGCTGGCCGGACCTGGCGCGACCGCGGCCCGGCTGGGCAGCGACGAGTTCGCGCTGCTGCTGCCCGGCATGGACGCGCCCGACGCGGCCATGGCGCTGGCGCAGGCGGCCATCTCGGCGGTGGCAGTGCCCATCATCGCCGGCGGCCACGAGGTCAATGTGGTGGCCACCAGTTGCGGCGTGGCCGTCGCGCCGTTGCAGGCGCAAGAGGCGCTGGAACTGATCGGGGATGCCGACCTGGCGCTCGCGCGCGCCAAGTCGCTGGGCCGCGGCCAGGCATTCGCCTTCGTGCCCGCGCTGCGCATGGAGGCCACCGCGAGGCGGCTGCATGGCATGGAAATGCACCGCGCGGTCAACGAGGGGGAGTTCGTGCTGTTCTACCAGCCGCAGGTGCGGCTGGCGGACGGCGCCCTGGTCGGCGCCGAAGCGCTGATACGCTGGCGCCATCCGCGCCGCGGCCTGCTCGAGCCCGCGGCCTTCCTGCCCGCGCTGGAGGGCGGTCCGTTGGCGGCCACGGTAGGCAACTGGGTACTGGACGAGGCCTGCGCGCAGGCCGCGCGCTGGCGCGGCGACGGCGCCCCCGACTTCCGCATGGGCGTCAATCTGTTCGGCGCGCAGTTCCGCGTGGGCGACCTGGCCGAAGAAGTGAAGCGCGCCCTGGCCCGTCACGGCCTGCCGCCGCAGGCCCTGGAACTGGAGATCACCGAGAACATCGCGCTGGACCGCGACGAGACCGTGCTCGAGATCCTGCGCCGCCTGCATGACCGGGGCGTGTCCATCGCGTTCGACGATTTCGGCACGGGCTACGCGTCGCTGTCGCTGCTCAAGCGCTGTCCGCTGACCCGCATCAAGATCGACCGCTCTTTCGTGCAGGGCATGCTCGAGTCCGAGCGCGACGCCGCGGTGATCCGCGCGCTGCTGGACGTGGCGCGCACCTTCCACCTGGATACCGTGGCCGAAGGCGTGGAAACCCGCGCGCAACGCGATGCCCTGCAGCACGCGGGCTGCTCCGAGGGCCAGGGTTATCTGTTCAGCCGGCCGGTTCCGGCACAGCAGTTCGCCCAGCTGTATGGGCTGGTGGCAGCGCCGCCGACGGCGCGGCACGCCTGA
- a CDS encoding Bug family tripartite tricarboxylate transporter substrate binding protein, translating into MNLSPIRALAPLLAAASLAVLPAGAHAAEAAWPDKPITLVSPYAPGGTTDILARMLSSRLNDRLGQPVIVENKPGAGGNIGTALVAKSKPDGYTFLLAASGPIVIAGTLYTKLNYKPEADFTAVSPLARTSFVVAVNAKSGLGSLDDIIAKGKTGDLSFGSAGSGTPQHIIGEMFNVAAKTKIQHIPYKGSGPLLNDLVGGQVPLAFENPLPIMQQVKAGNLKVLAVTGAQRSAALPDVPTLAESGIAGFDAQPWYGVLGPAGIPDAITQRMNKEVQAILASPDVKKQLADLGVEPMVMTPKEYQAFIAKDIVKWGQAVKASGATVD; encoded by the coding sequence ATGAATCTGAGCCCCATCCGCGCGCTGGCGCCGCTGCTTGCCGCCGCCAGCCTGGCCGTGCTGCCCGCCGGGGCACACGCCGCCGAAGCCGCCTGGCCCGACAAGCCCATCACGCTCGTTTCGCCTTACGCGCCCGGCGGCACCACCGACATCCTGGCCCGCATGCTGTCCAGCCGCCTCAACGACAGGCTGGGCCAGCCCGTCATCGTCGAGAACAAGCCGGGCGCGGGCGGCAACATCGGCACGGCGCTGGTTGCCAAGTCCAAGCCCGACGGCTACACCTTCCTGCTGGCCGCCAGCGGTCCCATCGTGATCGCAGGCACGCTGTACACCAAGCTGAACTACAAGCCCGAGGCAGACTTCACCGCGGTCTCGCCGCTGGCGCGCACCAGTTTCGTGGTGGCGGTCAATGCCAAGTCGGGGCTCGGCTCGCTGGACGACATCATCGCCAAGGGCAAGACGGGCGATCTGAGCTTCGGGTCGGCCGGCTCGGGCACGCCTCAGCACATCATCGGCGAGATGTTCAACGTGGCCGCCAAGACGAAGATCCAGCACATTCCCTACAAGGGCTCGGGTCCGCTGCTGAACGACCTGGTGGGCGGCCAGGTGCCGCTGGCCTTCGAGAACCCGCTGCCCATCATGCAGCAGGTGAAGGCAGGCAACCTGAAGGTGCTGGCGGTGACGGGCGCGCAGCGCTCGGCCGCCCTGCCCGACGTGCCCACGCTGGCCGAGAGCGGCATCGCCGGCTTCGACGCTCAGCCCTGGTACGGCGTGCTGGGCCCGGCCGGCATTCCCGACGCCATCACGCAGCGCATGAATAAGGAAGTGCAGGCCATCCTGGCCTCGCCCGACGTGAAAAAGCAGCTGGCCGATCTGGGCGTGGAGCCTATGGTGATGACGCCGAAGGAGTATCAGGCGTTCATCGCCAAGGACATCGTGAAGTGGGGCCAGGCCGTGAAGGCGTCGGGCGCCACCGTGGATTGA
- the ccoS gene encoding cbb3-type cytochrome oxidase assembly protein CcoS encodes MPILYLLLPLSLLVVLGIGAALCWAVLTGQYDSTDEDGASILHEEDAQAPSTGAR; translated from the coding sequence ATGCCGATCCTCTACCTGCTGCTGCCTCTGTCGCTGCTCGTCGTGCTGGGAATAGGCGCGGCGCTGTGCTGGGCGGTGCTGACGGGCCAGTACGATTCCACCGACGAGGACGGGGCGTCGATCCTGCACGAGGAGGATGCGCAGGCGCCGTCCACGGGCGCGCGATAG
- a CDS encoding P-type ATPase, translating to MSVHSLFSMPPGLAAAQRRQRRHALARLAVAWLAMMQVMMLAWPGYLRHADMGAEVLGTLDWAIVLMNWASLALTVPVMLYSSWPIWGGALASLRRGRAGMDVPVALGMLAAFVPSAWSTWTGQGPVYFDSVTMFAAFLLTARYLALCARQSAEMGTAAAWIESRRPALGAWADRLAGRFTAAQLGLALLVALAWETGGGAGDTWSVVVAMLVVSCPCAMAMAVPTAFAAAHAAIIARPDMTAAQVRSLAGSMARTARASLYGALAWHLLLTPLAALGWVAPQVAAVTMLVSSLAVAGAAWWLHRRAVQASGETPPSAAPSASA from the coding sequence ATGTCCGTCCATTCTTTATTCTCGATGCCGCCAGGCCTGGCGGCCGCGCAACGCCGCCAGCGGCGTCATGCGCTCGCCCGTCTGGCGGTGGCCTGGCTCGCCATGATGCAGGTGATGATGCTGGCGTGGCCCGGCTATCTGCGCCACGCCGACATGGGCGCCGAGGTGCTGGGTACGCTGGACTGGGCCATCGTGCTGATGAACTGGGCCAGCCTGGCGCTGACCGTGCCGGTAATGCTGTATTCGTCGTGGCCGATCTGGGGCGGCGCGCTGGCCAGCCTGCGGCGCGGCCGCGCCGGCATGGACGTGCCGGTGGCGCTGGGCATGCTGGCGGCCTTCGTGCCGAGCGCGTGGTCCACCTGGACGGGACAGGGCCCGGTGTACTTCGACTCGGTCACGATGTTCGCGGCATTCCTTCTTACGGCGCGCTATCTGGCTTTATGCGCCCGCCAATCGGCCGAGATGGGGACGGCGGCGGCATGGATCGAGTCGCGGCGGCCGGCGTTGGGCGCCTGGGCCGATCGCCTGGCGGGCCGCTTCACGGCGGCCCAGCTGGGTCTGGCGCTGCTGGTGGCGCTGGCGTGGGAAACCGGCGGCGGCGCGGGCGATACCTGGTCCGTCGTGGTGGCGATGCTGGTGGTCAGCTGCCCCTGCGCGATGGCGATGGCGGTGCCCACGGCCTTTGCTGCCGCGCATGCGGCCATCATCGCGCGGCCCGATATGACGGCCGCGCAGGTACGGAGCCTGGCCGGCTCCATGGCGCGCACCGCGCGCGCCAGCCTGTACGGTGCGCTGGCCTGGCACCTGCTGCTGACGCCGCTGGCCGCCCTGGGCTGGGTGGCCCCGCAGGTGGCCGCCGTCACCATGCTGGTGTCGTCGCTGGCGGTGGCCGGCGCGGCCTGGTGGCTGCATCGCCGGGCGGTGCAGGCTTCAGGCGAGACGCCGCCTTCCGCGGCCCCATCGGCAAGCGCGTGA
- the ccoN gene encoding cytochrome-c oxidase, cbb3-type subunit I, which yields MKESPAYAVEAPTFNYTVVRQFALMTVVWGIVGMAVGVLIAAQLIWPQLNFDIPWLSYGRLRPLHTNAVIFAFGGSALFATSYYVVQRTCQARLFCGRLAAFTFWGWQAVIVAAAITLPLGYTSSKEYAELEWPIDILITLVWVAYAVVFFGTIMKRRARHIYVANWFFGSYILTIALLHIFNNIEMPVSLWKSYSAYAGVQDAMVQWWYGHNAVGFFLTTSFLGMMYYFVPKQAGRPIYSYRLSIVHFWALAFTYMWAGPHHLLYTSLPDWTQSLGMAFSLILLAPSWGGMINGIMTLQGAWHRLRTDPILKFLVTALSFYGMSTFEGSMMSIRTVNALSHYTDWTVGHVHSGALGWVAMITFGSLYYMIPRLYGRERMHSVAAMELHFWVATIGVVLYIAAMWIAGVQQGLMWRDTAPDGTLVYSFAEELKTRLPFYLIRLMGGLLYLAGICIMAWNVWMTVRGARAVDPAIPPERPHTDVRRPEPAPAIA from the coding sequence ATGAAGGAAAGTCCGGCCTATGCGGTCGAGGCGCCGACGTTCAACTACACCGTGGTCAGGCAGTTCGCCCTGATGACGGTGGTGTGGGGCATCGTGGGCATGGCCGTCGGCGTACTGATCGCCGCGCAGCTGATCTGGCCGCAGCTGAATTTCGACATCCCGTGGCTGAGCTACGGCCGCCTGCGGCCGCTGCACACCAACGCGGTCATCTTCGCGTTCGGCGGCAGCGCGCTGTTCGCCACCTCGTACTACGTCGTGCAGCGCACCTGTCAGGCGCGCCTGTTCTGCGGCAGGCTGGCGGCCTTCACGTTCTGGGGCTGGCAGGCGGTGATCGTGGCCGCCGCCATCACGCTGCCGCTGGGCTACACCAGCAGCAAGGAATACGCCGAGCTCGAATGGCCCATCGACATCCTCATCACACTGGTGTGGGTGGCCTACGCGGTCGTGTTCTTCGGCACCATCATGAAGCGCCGGGCGCGCCACATCTATGTGGCCAACTGGTTCTTCGGCTCGTACATCCTCACCATCGCGCTGCTGCACATCTTCAACAACATCGAGATGCCGGTATCGCTATGGAAGTCGTACTCGGCCTATGCGGGCGTGCAGGACGCCATGGTGCAGTGGTGGTATGGCCACAACGCAGTGGGATTCTTCCTTACCACCAGCTTCCTGGGCATGATGTATTACTTCGTGCCCAAGCAGGCGGGCCGGCCCATCTACTCGTACCGCCTGTCCATCGTGCACTTCTGGGCGCTGGCCTTCACCTACATGTGGGCCGGTCCGCACCACCTGCTGTACACCTCGCTACCCGACTGGACGCAGTCGCTGGGCATGGCGTTCTCGCTGATCCTGCTGGCGCCGTCGTGGGGCGGCATGATCAACGGCATCATGACCCTGCAAGGCGCGTGGCACCGCCTGCGCACCGATCCCATCCTGAAGTTCCTGGTGACCGCGCTGTCGTTCTACGGCATGTCGACGTTCGAGGGTTCGATGATGTCGATCCGCACGGTGAACGCGCTGTCGCACTACACCGACTGGACCGTGGGCCACGTGCACTCGGGCGCGCTGGGCTGGGTGGCCATGATCACCTTCGGATCGCTGTACTACATGATTCCGCGCCTGTACGGCCGCGAACGCATGCACAGCGTGGCCGCCATGGAACTGCACTTCTGGGTTGCGACCATCGGCGTGGTGCTGTACATCGCCGCCATGTGGATCGCCGGCGTGCAGCAGGGCCTGATGTGGCGCGACACCGCGCCCGACGGCACCCTGGTCTACAGCTTCGCCGAGGAACTGAAGACGCGCCTGCCCTTCTACCTCATCCGCCTGATGGGCGGCCTGCTGTACCTGGCCGGCATCTGCATCATGGCCTGGAACGTGTGGATGACCGTGCGCGGCGCGCGCGCCGTCGATCCCGCCATCCCGCCGGAGCGGCCGCACACCGACGTGCGGCGACCCGAACCGGCCCCGGCCATTGCCTGA
- the ccoO gene encoding cytochrome-c oxidase, cbb3-type subunit II produces the protein MSDKQHGFFSHQTLEKNIGWMIIASVLVVSFAGLAQIIPLFFQHSTTQAAPGIEPLDALRLMGRDVYIREGCVGCHSQQVRMLRAEVQRYGPYSEAAESVYDHPFLWGSKRTGPDLARVGERYSDAWQRTHLRDPRAVVPESNMPAYPWLQHAALDDSDVQARMRALRRLGVPYTDRQIAAAPGELAGKTEEDALVAYLQGLGVAMRRAPAAAAGAPHTPAGAGAGG, from the coding sequence ATGAGCGACAAGCAACACGGCTTCTTCTCGCACCAGACGCTGGAGAAGAACATCGGCTGGATGATCATCGCCAGCGTGCTGGTGGTGTCCTTCGCCGGACTGGCGCAGATCATCCCGCTGTTCTTCCAGCACAGCACCACGCAGGCCGCGCCCGGCATCGAGCCGCTGGACGCGCTGCGGCTGATGGGACGCGACGTCTACATCCGCGAAGGCTGCGTGGGCTGCCACTCGCAGCAGGTGCGCATGCTGCGCGCCGAGGTGCAGCGCTATGGCCCGTACTCCGAGGCCGCCGAATCGGTCTACGACCATCCCTTCCTGTGGGGCTCCAAGCGCACCGGACCCGACCTGGCGCGGGTGGGCGAACGCTACTCCGATGCGTGGCAGCGCACCCACCTGCGCGACCCGCGCGCGGTGGTGCCCGAATCGAACATGCCGGCGTATCCCTGGCTGCAGCACGCCGCGCTGGACGACAGCGACGTGCAGGCCCGCATGCGCGCGCTGCGCCGGCTGGGCGTGCCCTACACCGACCGGCAGATCGCGGCGGCGCCCGGCGAGTTGGCCGGCAAGACCGAAGAGGACGCGCTGGTGGCCTATCTGCAGGGCCTGGGCGTGGCGATGCGCCGGGCACCGGCCGCCGCCGCGGGCGCGCCCCATACGCCGGCGGGTGCCGGCGCCGGAGGCTGA
- a CDS encoding cbb3-type cytochrome oxidase subunit 3: MGYLSAFVTALSMATFFGILWWACSRGRQDANRDSAMLPFALPDEGGPMQQDGATRP; encoded by the coding sequence ATGGGCTATCTCAGCGCTTTCGTCACCGCGCTTTCGATGGCGACATTCTTCGGCATCTTGTGGTGGGCCTGCTCGCGCGGCCGCCAGGACGCCAACCGCGATTCGGCCATGCTGCCGTTCGCCCTGCCCGATGAAGGCGGACCTATGCAACAGGATGGAGCAACCCGGCCATGA